The following proteins are encoded in a genomic region of Lactiplantibacillus plantarum:
- the rnr gene encoding ribonuclease R, producing MSEANLQEQILTFLQAHPDRTYSVEQLTDELHFTGATAFTFLVKELANMERKKLVSTDDHDHFKLVQETKTVEGSFHGNDKGFGFVRYDPDLPDIYINPDNTQFAITGDDVAVEIIRPARPGSDRGPEGKIVSIVKRNYTQIVGAYTPSTDEDGIIGSVEIKDKKLSKYQLLITDQGLHPTEGEVIIAEVAAYPDAQHPTRMIGIAKQVIGSVDDPGMDVLQVVYQHDVPSVFPEEVTDEANRIPDYVTDEEKVGRVDITDQPLVTIDGAESKDLDDAVVAWRLPNGNFHLGVHIADVSHYVTENSELDREAFKRGTSVYLTDRVIPMLPRRLSNGICSLNPDVERLAMSCEMEIDQTGEIVNHKIFQSVIRSHARMTYDAVNQILEAHDPKTREKYADLVDMFDTMGDLHRILYKHRRHRGAIDFDDNEAKIIVDEAGHPIDIQLRVRGLAERMIESFMLAANETVAKNYSQLKVPFIYRVHETPDSDRMLSFFEFVTNFGVSVKGSSKDVKPKMLQDVLKKVAGKPEEAMVSVMMLRSMKQARYADQSLGHFGLAAPYYTHFTSPIRRYPDMMVHRLIRHYAENGTGEEARARYRDNLPNIAETTSDHERRGIDTERDVDSMKKAEYMADHVGETFEAVVDSVMKFGLFVELENTVEGLVHISTMDDDYYEYVEKQLALVGRKTKRTFRIGQPVKVQLMRVDKDQREVDFKLLNPEEAPKTDLLPKREHHDNYRGNNRRGGNNGNYRRNGNNNNRNNDHRGGNNNNHRNGNSNGRRNNNNHNSNNNNHSTNNNRRSSTDRRR from the coding sequence ATGTCAGAAGCAAACTTACAAGAACAAATCCTGACTTTTTTGCAAGCTCATCCCGATCGCACGTATAGTGTTGAACAACTAACGGATGAATTGCATTTTACAGGCGCAACGGCGTTTACTTTTCTAGTAAAGGAACTTGCGAATATGGAACGTAAAAAATTAGTTAGTACCGATGATCATGATCATTTCAAGCTGGTCCAGGAAACGAAGACTGTTGAAGGTTCATTTCATGGTAATGACAAGGGCTTTGGTTTCGTTCGTTACGATCCCGATTTGCCTGATATTTACATTAATCCGGACAACACGCAGTTTGCCATTACCGGTGACGATGTTGCGGTTGAAATCATTCGACCAGCCCGTCCCGGTTCCGACCGCGGCCCTGAAGGTAAAATTGTCAGCATCGTTAAACGGAACTATACCCAGATTGTCGGTGCGTATACACCAAGTACGGATGAAGACGGGATTATTGGTTCTGTGGAAATTAAGGATAAGAAATTATCCAAATATCAGTTATTAATCACTGATCAGGGCTTACACCCCACTGAGGGGGAAGTCATCATTGCTGAAGTGGCTGCTTATCCTGACGCTCAGCATCCAACGCGGATGATTGGGATTGCCAAGCAGGTCATTGGGAGTGTTGATGATCCTGGGATGGACGTCTTACAAGTGGTCTACCAACACGACGTCCCATCAGTGTTTCCAGAAGAAGTGACGGATGAAGCCAACCGGATTCCGGATTACGTGACTGATGAAGAAAAAGTTGGTCGGGTCGACATTACGGACCAGCCATTAGTAACGATTGATGGCGCCGAATCTAAAGACTTGGATGACGCGGTTGTTGCTTGGCGCTTGCCAAATGGGAACTTCCATCTAGGCGTTCACATTGCGGATGTTAGCCATTATGTCACCGAGAACTCTGAGTTAGACCGGGAAGCATTCAAACGTGGGACGTCAGTTTACTTAACTGACCGTGTGATTCCAATGTTGCCACGGCGGCTATCAAACGGGATTTGTTCCTTAAATCCTGATGTTGAACGATTAGCCATGAGTTGTGAGATGGAGATTGATCAAACGGGGGAAATCGTTAACCATAAGATTTTCCAAAGTGTGATTCGGTCACACGCCCGGATGACTTATGACGCTGTTAATCAGATTCTCGAAGCCCATGACCCCAAGACTCGTGAAAAGTACGCGGACTTGGTCGACATGTTTGATACGATGGGCGACTTACACCGTATCTTGTACAAGCATCGGCGGCATCGTGGTGCGATCGATTTTGATGATAACGAAGCTAAAATTATCGTTGACGAAGCCGGTCATCCAATTGACATTCAATTACGGGTACGTGGCTTAGCTGAACGAATGATCGAAAGTTTCATGTTGGCAGCCAACGAAACGGTTGCAAAAAACTATAGTCAACTTAAGGTACCGTTTATCTACCGGGTACATGAAACGCCTGATAGTGACCGGATGCTTAGTTTCTTTGAATTCGTCACTAACTTTGGTGTCAGTGTCAAGGGGAGTTCTAAGGATGTTAAGCCGAAGATGCTTCAAGACGTTTTGAAGAAGGTTGCTGGTAAGCCCGAAGAAGCCATGGTCTCAGTCATGATGCTGCGGAGCATGAAGCAGGCCCGATACGCTGACCAGTCGCTTGGTCACTTTGGGTTGGCGGCACCGTATTATACTCACTTTACGTCACCAATTCGGCGGTATCCAGATATGATGGTTCATCGTTTGATTCGCCATTATGCTGAAAACGGCACTGGTGAAGAAGCCCGGGCACGTTATCGGGATAACCTACCAAATATTGCGGAAACGACTTCTGATCATGAACGGCGGGGGATTGATACTGAACGCGACGTTGATTCGATGAAGAAGGCTGAATATATGGCTGATCACGTTGGTGAGACGTTTGAAGCCGTTGTTGATTCCGTTATGAAATTCGGTCTGTTTGTTGAACTAGAAAATACCGTTGAAGGCTTAGTTCATATCAGTACGATGGACGACGACTACTACGAATACGTTGAAAAACAATTAGCGTTGGTTGGCCGTAAGACGAAACGGACATTTAGAATCGGCCAGCCCGTCAAAGTTCAACTAATGCGGGTCGATAAGGATCAACGAGAAGTCGACTTTAAGTTATTGAATCCTGAAGAAGCGCCAAAGACTGATTTATTGCCAAAGCGGGAACATCATGATAACTATCGTGGTAATAACCGGCGTGGTGGCAATAACGGTAACTACCGGCGAAATGGGAACAATAATAACCGGAATAACGACCATCGTGGTGGCAACAACAATAACCATCGTAATGGCAATAGCAATGGTCGCCGGAACAATAATAATCATAATAGCAACAATAATAATCATAGTACTAACAACAATCGGCGGTCATCAACTGATCGTCGGCGTTAA
- the smpB gene encoding SsrA-binding protein SmpB, whose translation MAKQHGKHPDTALAQNRKARHDYAVEETYEAGIALTGTEIKSVRDRRVNLKDGFVQVRNGEAWMQNVHISPFKEGNRYNVDPLRSRKLLLHKKEISKLGAATMTKGVTIIPLKMYLKHGFAKVLIGVAHGKREYDKRQDIKKREQQRQIDRVMKHY comes from the coding sequence ATGGCCAAACAACACGGTAAGCACCCAGATACCGCCCTCGCTCAAAATCGGAAAGCACGCCATGACTACGCTGTTGAGGAAACCTATGAAGCTGGCATTGCGCTGACGGGGACGGAAATCAAATCCGTTCGCGATCGGCGGGTCAACTTAAAGGATGGTTTCGTTCAAGTTCGCAACGGTGAAGCCTGGATGCAAAACGTTCACATTAGTCCGTTTAAAGAGGGTAACCGTTATAACGTTGACCCGTTGCGGTCCCGGAAACTTTTGTTGCACAAGAAAGAAATCAGTAAGCTAGGTGCAGCAACGATGACTAAGGGTGTGACGATTATTCCACTTAAGATGTATCTCAAGCATGGATTTGCGAAAGTCTTAATTGGAGTCGCTCACGGGAAACGGGAATACGACAAACGGCAAGATATCAAGAAACGCGAACAACAGCGTCAAATCGACCGGGTTATGAAACATTACTAG